One genomic segment of Hevea brasiliensis isolate MT/VB/25A 57/8 chromosome 3, ASM3005281v1, whole genome shotgun sequence includes these proteins:
- the LOC110633710 gene encoding uncharacterized protein LOC110633710 has translation MATPQFLSSFKYSDSLTVVAISICTAVVCEAISWILIYRTNSYKSLKSSIDKASKKLETMKTETTKVTIKKSKTKKIDRVETSLKESSRDLSLFKFKSGAVVALVLFIVFGLLNSLFEGKVVAKLPFKPIGIVMKMSHRGLQGDDATDCSMAFLYFLCSISIRTNLQKFLGFSPPRGAAGAGLFPMPDPKTN, from the coding sequence ATGGCCACACCCCAATTCCTTTCTTCCTTCAAGTACTCCGACAGCCTTACGGTGGTGGCCATCTCTATCTGCACCGCCGTGGTCTGCGAGGCCATCTCCTGGATCTTAATTTACCGCACCAACTCCTACAAATCCCTCAAATCCTCGATCGACAAAGCTTCTAAGAAGCTCGAGACTATGAAAACCGAAACCACCAAAGTCACCATCAAGAAATCCAAGACCAAGAAAATAGACCGCGTCGAGACTTCCTTGAAAGAGTCTAGTCGCGATCTCTCCCTCTTCAAGTTCAAATCCGGAGCCGTCGTCGCGTTGGTTCTCTTCATCGTTTTTGGACTGTTGAATTCTTTATTCGAAGGGAAAGTTGTCGCCAAATTGCCGTTTAAGCCCATAGGGATCGTGATGAAGATGAGTCATAGAGGGTTGCAAGGCGATGACGCGACGGATTGCTCAATGGCGTTTTTATATTTCCTCTGTTCGATTAGTATCCGCACAAATCTCCAAAAGTTTCTAGGGTTTTCGCCTCCACGTGGAGCTGCCGGGGCCGGATTGTTCCCCATGCCTGATCCGAAAACGAATTGA